The following coding sequences are from one Arcobacter nitrofigilis DSM 7299 window:
- a CDS encoding two-partner secretion domain-containing protein: MKSNHNYSNRFRILKGGKISLVVSALLGGVTLSFAAPSGGTVTSGSATISQSGNTTNINQSTQKASINWNKFNIASHETVNFNQPNVNSITLNRVIGNERSIIDGALNANGQVWILNSNGVLFGKNASINTAGLLATTKDISDTNFQNGNYTFTGDSTESIINQGTIKVKNNGYVIFASNEAKNSGTIEAIKGRVQLTSADEYTINLNGNSLIDLSVDKGTLDALVENSGTILADGGEVYLTTHAVDELLRGVVNNTGIIEANSLDGINGHVELYAHGGTANIAGTIKAKDGFVETSGEIFNFNGAKIEAGEWLIDPVDVTIDASLASAIETQLASGDVTIETETSSSTVDTSSHETSTDGDTTDGDIYVNSDITWSSQSKLTLNAADEIYVNATIENTNNTYGGVYFNAVNRNAAIKFDPTTGKVIINNINQLQWISQALNGRYELGSNIDASDTRTWNSGAGFKQIGNNYSTYNIDTIFTGIFDGKGYVIDGLYINRGGENYVGLFGYTYGTTISNVGLINIDIAGRYVVGGLVGYNDHSTITNSYATGNVSGDDTVGGLVGLNKYSSITNSYATGKVSGDNTVGGLVGKNSSSSQITNSYATGNVSGNTHGGGLVGFNEYSTIINSYWDIDTTGQTNGVGLGSSAGATGIYSSTNTKNAFDEATYVGFDFTNTWFMIEGETRPFLRSEYSTTITNDHQLQLMAMDLTADYVLANNIKYTGDMWSSKGFDSIGDSTTSFQGNFDGQGHVIDGLYINRDSESRIGLFGYANGVNISNIGLTNVDIKGGTRVGGLVGYANSFTVNNAYTTGSVIGINSRNGGLIGYAENGTINNSYTNTNVDGDYFIGGLVGNIVNGVVITNSYATGAVSGNKFVGGVVGDTFDSSITNSYWDIDTTGQTNGGSAGATGIYSSTNTKDAFDKATYAGFDIIEDSTISSSYKYPVLSAFNGGGSSVWKIYKAPPSVPVTPTQIAKTTTPDLSKIITPIINKTIFTNKDIDTLLKSGIDIQTILQQLNTNELALIPGIVMQVLNGGINLPYGSKQELNLENNNNDDNDKKKES; this comes from the coding sequence ATGAAATCAAATCATAACTATTCAAATAGATTCCGTATTCTAAAAGGTGGAAAGATAAGCTTAGTAGTAAGTGCTTTATTAGGAGGTGTAACTCTAAGCTTTGCAGCTCCAAGTGGTGGTACAGTTACTTCAGGGTCTGCAACTATTTCCCAAAGTGGAAATACAACCAATATAAACCAATCCACACAAAAGGCTAGTATAAACTGGAATAAGTTTAATATAGCCTCACATGAAACAGTAAACTTCAATCAACCAAATGTAAATAGTATAACTCTCAATAGAGTAATAGGAAATGAAAGAAGTATTATAGATGGAGCTTTAAATGCCAATGGTCAAGTTTGGATACTTAATTCAAATGGAGTACTCTTTGGTAAAAATGCAAGTATAAACACTGCAGGCTTATTAGCTACAACTAAAGATATCTCAGATACTAACTTTCAAAATGGAAACTATACTTTTACAGGAGATTCAACAGAATCTATTATCAACCAAGGTACTATAAAAGTTAAAAATAATGGTTATGTAATCTTTGCTTCTAATGAAGCTAAAAATAGTGGAACTATAGAAGCTATAAAAGGAAGAGTACAACTTACATCAGCTGATGAATATACAATAAATCTAAATGGTAACTCTTTAATAGACTTGTCTGTAGATAAAGGAACTTTAGATGCCTTAGTTGAAAACTCAGGAACTATTCTAGCAGATGGTGGAGAAGTATATCTAACTACCCATGCAGTAGATGAACTTCTAAGAGGAGTAGTAAATAATACAGGGATCATAGAAGCTAACTCACTAGATGGTATAAACGGACATGTGGAACTATATGCCCATGGAGGAACTGCAAATATAGCTGGAACTATAAAAGCTAAAGATGGGTTTGTAGAGACTTCAGGAGAAATCTTTAATTTTAATGGTGCAAAGATAGAAGCAGGAGAATGGCTTATTGATCCTGTAGATGTAACTATAGATGCAAGTTTAGCAAGTGCTATTGAGACTCAACTTGCAAGTGGTGATGTTACAATTGAAACAGAGACATCTTCTTCTACAGTAGATACTTCATCTCATGAAACAAGTACAGATGGAGATACAACAGATGGTGATATTTATGTAAATAGTGATATCACTTGGTCTAGCCAAAGTAAACTTACTTTAAATGCAGCAGATGAGATATATGTAAATGCAACGATTGAAAATACTAACAACACTTATGGTGGAGTTTACTTTAATGCAGTTAATAGAAATGCAGCAATAAAGTTTGACCCAACAACTGGAAAAGTAATAATCAATAATATCAATCAACTCCAATGGATAAGTCAAGCTTTAAATGGTAGATATGAATTAGGTTCAAACATAGATGCCAGTGATACTAGAACTTGGAATAGTGGAGCTGGATTTAAACAAATAGGAAATAACTACTCTACATATAATATAGATACAATATTTACAGGAATCTTTGATGGTAAGGGTTATGTTATAGATGGCTTGTATATCAATAGAGGTGGTGAAAATTATGTAGGGTTGTTTGGTTATACATATGGTACAACTATATCAAATGTAGGACTTATCAATATAGATATTGCAGGTCGATATGTTGTTGGAGGATTAGTTGGATATAACGATCATTCAACCATCACAAACTCTTATGCTACAGGAAATGTAAGTGGTGATGATACTGTTGGTGGATTAGTTGGACTCAATAAATATTCAAGCATCACAAACTCATATGCTACAGGAAAGGTAAGTGGTGATAATACTGTTGGAGGATTAGTTGGAAAAAATAGTTCTAGTTCTCAAATCACAAACTCTTATGCTACAGGAAATGTAAGTGGAAATACTCATGGTGGAGGATTAGTTGGATTTAATGAATATTCAACCATCATAAACTCATACTGGGATATAGACACCACAGGTCAAACAAATGGAGTAGGACTTGGAAGTTCAGCTGGGGCTACAGGAATCTACAGCTCAACAAATACGAAAAATGCTTTTGATGAAGCAACTTATGTAGGCTTTGACTTTACAAACACTTGGTTTATGATAGAGGGGGAGACAAGACCTTTTTTAAGAAGTGAATACTCTACTACTATCACAAATGACCATCAACTCCAACTTATGGCTATGGATTTAACAGCTGATTATGTTCTAGCAAATAATATAAAATACACAGGCGATATGTGGAGCTCTAAAGGGTTTGATTCTATAGGAGATAGTACTACATCATTTCAAGGAAACTTTGATGGTCAAGGGCATGTTATAGATGGTCTTTATATCAATAGAGATAGTGAATCTAGGATAGGTCTTTTTGGATATGCTAATGGAGTAAATATTTCTAATATTGGACTTACAAATGTAGATATAAAGGGAGGTACTAGAGTTGGTGGACTAGTTGGTTATGCTAACTCTTTTACTGTAAATAATGCTTATACAACGGGGAGCGTAATAGGGATTAATAGTCGAAATGGTGGATTGATAGGATATGCTGAAAATGGTACAATTAATAATTCTTACACAAATACAAATGTAGATGGAGATTATTTTATTGGAGGATTAGTAGGGAATATTGTTAATGGAGTTGTTATCACAAACTCATATGCTACAGGAGCTGTAAGTGGAAATAAGTTTGTTGGAGGAGTAGTTGGAGATACTTTTGACTCAAGTATCACAAACTCATATTGGGATATAGATACCACAGGACAAACAAACGGTGGTTCAGCTGGTGCTACAGGAATCTACAGCTCAACCAATACGAAAGATGCTTTTGATAAAGCAACTTACGCAGGCTTTGATATTATAGAAGATTCAACGATTTCAAGTAGTTATAAATATCCTGTATTAAGTGCTTTTAATGGCGGGGGTAGTAGTGTTTGGAAAATTTATAAAGCTCCCCCTTCAGTTCCAGTTACTCCAACTCAAATTGCTAAAACAACAACACCTGATTTAAGTAAAATAATTACTCCAATAATTAATAAAACAATATTTACAAATAAAGATATAGATACTTTACTAAAAAGTGGAATAGATATACAAACCATCTTACAACAGCTCAATACCAATGAACTTGCACTCATTCCTGGAATTGTAATGCAAGTACTCAATGGTGGTATCAATCTTCCTTATGGAAGTAAACAAGAGCTTAATTTAGAGAATAATAACAATGATGATAATGATAAAAAGAAAGAAAGTTAA
- a CDS encoding TIGR03032 family protein, protein MNNNDKQIMQQKIDFTYSQNIVKFFKETNTTILLSTYQTNKIMIIGQENDQFDIRYKEFPRPMGMCKKDGKLFAGLGHGIYQFSNYTGVAQNIEGNFDACYMPQNIHFTGDIDIHEMEYCKDQLYFINTKFSCLCIKEPDNSFKPIWKPDFISLLQPVDKCHLNGFCTRDGEPRYVTMLGLTDEPLGWRANKANGGLLMDIKTNEILIEGLSMPHSPRWHENTLYILESGKGAISHFDFKKKRLTQIAKVPGFTRGLDIVGDFAFIGVSKVRESATFSGLEITKLPKRVSGVWIVNIKTGQIISFVEFTSGLDEVFAITVLPHKKVEMLNFDSEQSKENYMISPEDCEQIKMPETKLEQAAPHFEKGIDLFNENKKEEAIIYFKKALEIQSDYLPATFNMAIALGDLGRYDEAEEILYNVIKNDASILQSYESLGFIYYKKGDFKKAEKNFKKILELDPDNKKAKNSLEILRKEKSNGEYNDS, encoded by the coding sequence ATGAATAACAATGATAAACAGATTATGCAACAAAAAATAGACTTTACCTATTCACAAAATATTGTAAAATTTTTTAAAGAAACTAACACAACTATTTTACTTTCAACTTATCAAACAAATAAAATAATGATAATAGGTCAAGAAAATGACCAATTTGATATACGATATAAAGAGTTTCCAAGACCTATGGGGATGTGTAAAAAAGATGGAAAGCTCTTTGCTGGTTTAGGGCATGGAATATATCAGTTCAGCAACTACACAGGTGTTGCACAAAATATTGAAGGTAATTTTGATGCCTGCTATATGCCACAAAATATCCACTTTACGGGAGATATAGATATTCATGAGATGGAGTATTGCAAAGATCAACTTTATTTTATCAATACAAAATTCTCTTGCCTTTGTATCAAAGAACCTGATAATAGTTTTAAACCTATTTGGAAACCAGATTTCATCTCACTTTTACAACCTGTTGATAAATGCCATTTAAATGGTTTTTGTACAAGAGATGGGGAACCAAGGTATGTTACAATGCTTGGACTTACTGATGAACCATTGGGCTGGAGAGCCAATAAGGCAAATGGTGGATTACTGATGGATATAAAAACCAATGAAATTTTAATAGAAGGACTTTCTATGCCTCATTCCCCTCGATGGCATGAAAATACACTGTATATTTTAGAATCAGGAAAAGGAGCTATTAGTCATTTTGATTTTAAAAAGAAAAGACTTACCCAAATAGCAAAAGTTCCAGGTTTTACAAGAGGTCTTGATATAGTTGGAGATTTTGCTTTTATTGGAGTTTCAAAGGTGCGAGAAAGTGCAACCTTTTCAGGGCTTGAAATCACAAAACTTCCTAAAAGGGTCAGTGGAGTATGGATAGTCAATATAAAAACAGGACAAATCATCTCATTTGTAGAGTTTACAAGTGGACTTGATGAAGTATTTGCTATAACAGTTCTTCCACATAAAAAAGTAGAGATGTTAAATTTTGATAGTGAACAATCAAAAGAAAACTACATGATATCCCCTGAAGATTGTGAGCAAATAAAGATGCCAGAAACGAAACTAGAACAAGCAGCTCCTCACTTTGAAAAAGGGATAGATTTGTTTAATGAAAATAAAAAGGAAGAAGCAATTATCTATTTTAAAAAAGCCTTAGAGATACAAAGTGACTACCTTCCAGCTACTTTTAATATGGCGATAGCTTTGGGAGACTTAGGCAGATATGATGAAGCTGAAGAGATACTTTATAATGTTATTAAAAATGATGCTTCAATATTACAAAGTTATGAATCTTTAGGCTTCATTTACTACAAAAAAGGTGATTTTAAAAAAGCAGAAAAGAACTTTAAAAAAATTCTTGAACTTGACCCTGATAATAAAAAAGCAAAGAATTCATTAGAAATTTTAAGAAAAGAAAAAAGTAACGGTGAATATAACGATAGCTAA
- the cysC gene encoding adenylyl-sulfate kinase: protein MTNNIIWYDSHITKEDRVKQLSQKPCILWFTGLSGSGKSTIANVLEVKLYKMGIKTYLLDGDNIRHGLNRDLGFSKKDRTENIRRISEVAKLFVDSGSIVLTAFISPFQRDRELARKLVKEDEFIEIFIDTSLEICEQRDPKGLYKKVKEGKIKDFTGIDSPYEVPINSEIHLKTNELTIEQASEEVISYLKRFNYLKDLKE from the coding sequence ATGACAAATAATATAATCTGGTACGATAGTCATATTACAAAAGAAGATAGAGTTAAACAACTTTCTCAAAAGCCATGTATATTGTGGTTTACTGGACTTAGTGGAAGTGGTAAATCTACAATTGCAAATGTACTTGAAGTAAAGCTTTATAAAATGGGTATAAAAACATATCTTCTTGATGGTGATAATATAAGACATGGATTAAATAGAGATTTAGGCTTTAGTAAAAAAGACAGAACGGAAAATATTAGAAGAATAAGTGAAGTTGCAAAACTTTTTGTTGATAGTGGAAGTATTGTACTTACTGCATTTATTTCTCCTTTTCAAAGAGATAGAGAATTGGCAAGAAAGTTGGTGAAAGAAGATGAATTTATAGAAATTTTTATAGATACTTCACTAGAAATATGTGAACAAAGGGATCCTAAGGGATTATATAAAAAAGTTAAAGAGGGAAAGATTAAAGATTTTACTGGGATAGATAGTCCTTATGAAGTACCTATAAATTCAGAGATACACTTAAAAACTAATGAGTTAACAATAGAACAAGCCAGTGAAGAAGTGATTAGCTATTTAAAAAGATTCAATTATTTAAAGGATTTAAAAGAATGA
- a CDS encoding alpha/beta hydrolase family protein, with translation MKLFTNLFFLTFFIVGCSQNVPTPQERKATALSLGNKYNLKEQIYSTKEFDIFSLQTNIKECKNIKVYIEGDGLAWISRNRISKNPTPINPLGLKLMNMDNSSCKIYLARPCQYLTKKNCDNKYWTSHRFSNIVIQSYDEVLNNVKLKYDNTSFTLIGYSGGGAIVTLIATKRDDINKLITIAGNLNPTKWVDIHNIYPLNGSLNPIDYTSKLENIKQYHLIGKNDRIIPKEIFFSYKSKFHNKTNIKYKIYDASHSKGWEKSYKEFLKDSILEK, from the coding sequence ATGAAACTTTTTACAAATCTATTTTTTTTAACTTTTTTTATCGTAGGTTGCTCACAAAATGTACCAACACCTCAAGAGAGAAAAGCAACTGCTTTATCTCTTGGAAATAAATATAATCTGAAAGAACAAATATACAGTACAAAAGAATTTGATATTTTTTCATTACAAACAAATATTAAAGAGTGCAAAAATATAAAAGTCTACATAGAAGGGGATGGCTTAGCTTGGATAAGTAGAAATAGAATTTCTAAAAATCCAACACCTATAAATCCTCTTGGACTAAAACTGATGAATATGGATAATTCTTCTTGTAAAATATATCTTGCTCGTCCTTGCCAATATCTTACTAAAAAAAATTGTGATAATAAATACTGGACAAGTCATAGGTTTAGCAACATAGTAATACAAAGTTATGATGAAGTACTTAATAATGTCAAATTAAAATATGATAATACTTCTTTTACACTTATTGGATATTCTGGTGGCGGAGCTATAGTTACACTTATAGCTACAAAACGAGATGATATAAATAAACTTATCACAATAGCTGGGAATTTAAATCCTACAAAATGGGTGGATATTCATAATATTTATCCACTTAATGGTTCATTAAATCCCATTGATTATACTTCAAAACTTGAGAATATAAAGCAGTATCATCTCATAGGAAAAAATGATAGGATAATCCCTAAAGAGATTTTTTTCTCATATAAAAGTAAATTTCATAATAAAACAAATATAAAATATAAAATTTATGATGCAAGCCATTCAAAAGGTTGGGAAAAATCATATAAGGAATTTTTAAAGGATAGTATTCTTGAAAAATAG
- a CDS encoding autotransporter family protein — protein sequence MKNSIDYKSRFRILKGGKVSLVVSALLLGSVISLSDAATISTAVTTTQSHDLSTTDIDITSTGSITIVDDTEFAVIANDSGQINEEHFISNAGIIEIERDLDVTAIQVDGLNEGNILNSGRITSKSRNGDATGIYTNENSDTIENSGTITATGKHASGIFNMDNNYGSIVNSGTITATGKYASGISNMDNYYGNIVNSGTITATGTYAAGIYNTNNYYGSIENTGSITVDTSSRNVGIESDSKYESSIINSGTIMATINGKADANAYSLSLFDSSSTSTALNDTSGKLYGNIQIEGLKFTNKGLISLPYNATGTDSAKISDFTQTQTGKLQIGLFTDGSTTTYSQLSTDDATFEDGSTIDVNVLSSSTNSELLIGQKLDDIVTASNSLTLDGTLNVTDNSALLNFEYVKDGETLDLNVVEGTTLLNATSTGGGNSTTKAAASALQTIQNAGTNTAMSQVFTALNKLSTNKEVANAVESTTPQNAGSTVGAVGQISNTITGIVDQRQNITMGGLNSGDEMFSQKSVWIKPFGSFGSQNDKDGLNGFDLKAHGIGVGIDGEYKPNQTLGFGFFYTNANVDVNNVSQKSDLDVFTTLVYGNVPVLDEKTNLLYQVGYSWQKTNGERSIFTGDTARSKYTSKTASLDLKLVRDYKINDDLLLQPMISTTYRHFTNPSYSETGAGALNLAIKKFTSTELLLGVGTLANYKLNNDSRIVGSVNIGYNLHDRQQSVTASYQGATGVSFDTTGIDNGRWSYDLGVGYEMDINDTSNINFSYNRQGQGSDFTNNTFSAKYVLKF from the coding sequence CACAGTCGCATGATTTATCAACTACAGATATAGATATAACCTCCACTGGGTCTATTACAATTGTAGATGACACAGAGTTTGCAGTTATAGCAAATGATAGCGGGCAGATAAATGAAGAACACTTTATATCTAATGCAGGAATAATAGAGATAGAAAGAGACCTTGATGTTACAGCTATTCAGGTAGATGGATTAAATGAAGGTAATATCTTAAACTCTGGACGAATTACCTCTAAATCAAGAAATGGAGATGCTACGGGTATTTACACTAATGAGAATAGTGATACCATCGAAAATTCTGGAACTATCACGGCAACTGGTAAACATGCATCAGGTATTTTTAATATGGATAACAATTATGGTAGCATCGTAAATTCTGGAACTATCACGGCAACTGGTAAATATGCATCAGGTATTTCTAATATGGATAACTATTATGGTAACATCGTAAATTCTGGAACTATCACGGCAACTGGTACATATGCAGCAGGTATTTATAATACGAATAACTATTATGGTAGCATCGAAAATACTGGAAGTATAACAGTCGATACTTCTAGTAGGAATGTTGGTATTGAAAGTGATAGTAAATATGAAAGTTCTATCATAAATTCTGGAACCATCATGGCAACAATAAACGGTAAAGCAGATGCTAACGCATATTCTTTATCTTTATTCGATAGTAGTTCTACATCAACTGCTCTTAATGATACTAGTGGAAAACTCTATGGAAATATACAAATAGAAGGTCTAAAGTTTACAAATAAAGGTCTTATCTCTTTGCCATATAATGCAACAGGAACTGACAGTGCTAAGATAAGTGACTTTACTCAAACACAAACAGGAAAACTACAAATAGGTCTTTTCACAGATGGTTCAACAACAACTTATTCTCAGTTAAGTACAGACGATGCAACCTTTGAAGATGGAAGTACAATAGATGTCAATGTATTGAGTTCTTCTACAAATAGTGAACTATTGATAGGACAAAAGCTTGATGATATTGTAACTGCATCCAATAGTTTAACACTAGATGGTACACTAAATGTTACAGATAATTCAGCTCTTTTAAATTTTGAATATGTAAAAGATGGAGAAACGCTAGATTTAAATGTAGTTGAAGGAACAACACTTCTTAATGCAACATCAACAGGAGGAGGAAATAGTACAACAAAAGCAGCAGCATCTGCCTTACAAACTATTCAAAATGCAGGTACAAATACAGCAATGTCACAAGTGTTTACAGCACTTAATAAACTTTCAACAAACAAAGAAGTAGCCAACGCAGTAGAGTCAACTACACCACAAAATGCAGGTTCAACCGTAGGTGCAGTAGGACAAATATCAAATACAATAACAGGTATCGTAGACCAAAGGCAAAATATCACTATGGGTGGATTAAATTCAGGGGATGAAATGTTTAGCCAAAAATCTGTTTGGATAAAACCATTTGGGTCATTTGGTTCTCAAAATGATAAAGATGGATTAAATGGATTTGATTTAAAAGCACATGGTATAGGTGTGGGTATAGATGGAGAATATAAACCAAACCAAACACTTGGATTTGGATTTTTTTATACTAATGCTAATGTCGATGTGAATAATGTTTCTCAAAAATCTGATTTAGATGTATTTACAACACTGGTATATGGAAATGTACCTGTACTAGATGAAAAAACAAATCTTCTTTATCAAGTGGGTTATTCTTGGCAAAAAACGAATGGTGAGAGAAGTATTTTTACAGGAGATACTGCAAGATCTAAATATACATCAAAAACAGCATCACTAGATTTAAAACTAGTAAGAGATTATAAAATCAATGATGACTTGCTTTTACAACCAATGATAAGCACAACTTATAGACACTTTACAAATCCATCATATAGTGAAACAGGAGCAGGTGCTTTAAATCTTGCTATTAAAAAGTTTACCTCTACTGAACTACTTTTAGGAGTAGGAACTCTTGCAAATTATAAACTTAATAATGATTCAAGAATAGTTGGAAGTGTAAATATTGGATATAATTTACATGATAGACAACAAAGTGTAACAGCATCTTATCAAGGTGCAACAGGAGTAAGCTTTGATACAACAGGAATAGATAATGGAAGATGGTCTTATGACTTAGGAGTTGGATATGAAATGGATATCAATGACACTTCAAATATTAACTTTTCTTACAATAGGCAAGGTCAAGGAAGTGATTTTACAAACAATACCTTTTCAGCAAAGTATGTATTGAAGTTTTAA